The proteins below come from a single Pichia kudriavzevii chromosome 2, complete sequence genomic window:
- a CDS encoding uncharacterized protein (PKUD0B02630; similar to Saccharomyces cerevisiae YHL001W (RPL14B) and YKL006W (RPL14A); ancestral locus Anc_2.505), whose translation MSAESKVVSTNWRLVQVGRVVLVQNKLAAIVEIIDQKRVLIDGPSVARQAISLGRVVLTPLVLEGLPRGARTGVVSKKWAAAEIDAKWAKTSWAKKIAQRERRAQLNDFERFQVLVLKKQRNFAVKKALAKA comes from the exons atgTCTGCAGAATCCAAGGTCGTTTCAACCAACTGGAGATTAGTCCAAGTCGGTAGAGTTGTTTTAGTTCAAAACAAGTTAGCAgcaattgttgaaatcattgatcAAAAGAGA GTTTTGATTGATGGTCCATCTGTTGCAAGACAAGCAATCTCTTTAGGTAGAGTTGTTTTAACTCCATTAGTCTTAGAAGGTCTACCAAGAGGTGCAAGAACCGGTGTTGTCTCTAAGAAGTGGGCTGCTGCAGAAATCGATGCTAAGTGGGCAAAGACCAGCTGGGCAAAGAAGATTGCAcaaagagagagaagagCTCAATTAAATGACTTTGAAAGATTCCAAGTTTTAGTCTTaaagaagcaaagaaaCTTTGCTGTTAAGAAGGCTTTAGCAAAAGCTTAA
- a CDS encoding uncharacterized protein (PKUD0B02640; similar to Saccharomyces cerevisiae YKL005C (BYE1); ancestral locus Anc_2.506), giving the protein MSVRRSSRTTKGFHSSRLDDEPQDKLSKPKIIKKKSTTRKQPAYVPIVGESVRCLVCASTDLNYDEDDDPFGPMVECENCKTWQHIKCYFKDAKEEDIPDDYKCDVCDPDNPLYANKRRKMSYARYLSLRLPESHNQKNNEKTKDKEEDEEETKDQQKEEIEGLSESEEEEEEEEVVDAGALEESDDEYEESKKRAHSDDEFSDNDTKPTKKLLLPSKKRETKKQKQTIKSPSIESQQQKQLQQQQLQQPNLKDKNFTKTVNQPLKVTYTLDSLRKNIVKSFETKLVEFIPKTNNEELLNGKTLGELAKSWAEILENGLYGLYPNDQASYKQQARTLLINFKNSHLIKRVIDGEFTIEQLPTLSNEDMLTASEKKKLEEAKQKAIENVVIKNDTSNLPKIRYTLKGVEIVGDTDTQFDINDRRNKEVEKIQDLKKKEEGEEQNEEEGELRGRYGKQHSHTTPPPNFMMNATHDEEDDYAGDLKNENNDNHDDEDSFVAMGEESTETHNIMDDDIFDNILNDGNSQPKEKKDTKDKVKEKTSAKPKVDTESLLNPSNQPNTPNHSKSKRGLCKGTLVVPDYSLDCEIDFVTSTIKDRRKMIDNAHHIINDFTVDSTQFATKGRLPSSVADTYLDKIIASRDLYLFEIKGVNFDNATFMNIWSVYHSTSKYAVIDHKLRYVKDIYLLCYSRSKIIDGEESPSLISIFSTDMYEHLLDDESSDCKMYILFVVQRDVDRLKPLVSQQALQKEAPKDDAKAENDDDYDPTISTISKPNITELPNDSNQTPDINPLLADLVKNLGS; this is encoded by the coding sequence ATGAGTGTGCGTCGGTCATCGAGAACTACAAAAGGCTTTCATTCGTCACGCCTGGATGATGAGCCACAAGATAAGTTATCCAAACctaaaattatcaaaaagaaatcaacaacgAGAAAACAACCTGCATATGTCCCAATTGTAGGCGAATCAGTAAGATGTTTGGTTTGTGCCAGTACAGATTTAAATTATGACGAAGATGACGACCCATTTGGTCCGATGGTTGAATGTGAGAATTGTAAGACATGGCAACATATAAAGTGTTATTTTAAGGATGccaaagaggaagataTACCTGATGACTATAAGTGCGATGTATGTGATCCAGACAATCCCCTGTATGCTAATaagagaaggaaaatgtCTTATGCTAGGTATCTTTCCTTAAGGTTACCGGAATCTCATAATCAGAAAAACAACGAAAAAACGAAAGacaaagaggaagatgaagaagagacaaaagatcaacaaaaggaggaaattgaaggcCTCTCtgaaagtgaagaagaagaagaagaagaagaagttgtaGATGCCGGTGCATTAGAAGAATCTGATGATGAGTatgaagaatcaaaaaagCGTGCTCATAGTGACGATGAATTTTCTGATAATGATACCAAGCCAACTAAAAAACTACTTTTGCCTTctaaaaaaagagagactaagaaacagaaacaaactATAAAATCTCCATCAATTGAAAGCCAACAGCAAAAGCAAttgcagcaacagcaactaCAGCAACCGAATCTTAAAGACAAGAATTTCACCAAAACTGTAAATCAACCTTTAAAAGTTACTTATACTTTAGATTCTTTACGCAAAAACATCGTTAAAAGCTTTGAGACTAAATTGGTGGAGTTTATTCCGAAAACTAATAACGAAGAGCTTTTGAATGGTAAAACACTTGGTGAGTTAGCAAAGTCGTGGGCCgaaattttggaaaatggTTTATATGGTTTATATCCAAACGATCAGGCCAGCTATAAACAACAGGCTAGAACATTATTAATTAATTTTAAGAATTCTCACCTAATCAAACGAGTAATTGACGGTGAGTTTACAATCGAACAGCTACCTACACTATCAAACGAAGATATGCTTACAGCAAGcgagaagaagaagctcGAGGAAGCTAAACAGAAGGCAATTGAAAACGTTGTCATTAAGAATGACACAAGTAATCTACCTAAAATTAGGTATACCTTGAAGGGGGTGGAGATTGTTGGTGACACCGATACGCAGTTTGACATTAACGATAGAAGGaataaagaagttgaaaagattCAGGAcctgaagaaaaaagaagaaggagaagaacaaaatgaagaagaaggagaacTGAGAGGAAGGTATGGTAAACAGCATAGTCATACCACACCGCCCCCTAATTTCATGATGAATGCGACTCACGACGAGGAAGATGACTATGCTGGGGACTTGAAAAACGAAAATAACGACAATCACGATGACGAAGATTCATTTGTTGCCATGGGGGAGGAAAGCACAGAAACTCATAACATTATGGATGATGACATATTTgacaatattttgaatgatgGCAATTCTCaaccaaaggaaaagaaagataCTAAGGATAAGgtgaaggaaaaaacaTCAGCGAAACCAAAGGTAGACACTGAATCATTATTAAATCCCTCGAATCAACCGAACACACCAAATCATTCAAAGAGTAAGAGAGGTTTATGTAAAGGTACGTTAGTAGTCCCTGATTATAGTTTAGATTGCgaaattgattttgttaCATCGACAATCAAGGACAGGAGGAAAATGATTGATAATGCGCATCATATTATCAACGATTTTACAGTTGATTCTACACAATTTGCAACAAAGGGACGATTACCTAGTTCCGTTGCAGATACGTACTTGGATAAAATCATTGCATCGAGAGACCTATATTTGTTTGAGATTAAAGGTGTGAACTTTGATAATGCCACTTTTATGAATATATGGTCAGTTTATCACTCTACATCCAAATATGCGGTTATAGACCACAAACTGAGGTACGTCAAGGATATTTATCTTTTATGTTATTCGAGGAGTAAGATCATCGATGGTGAAGAGAGTCCATCATTAATTagtatattttcaacagATATGTACGAGCATCTTCTCGATGACGAGTCATCTGATTGTAAAATGTACATTTTATTTGTTGTTCAACGTGACGTTGATAGGTTGAAACCGTTGGTATCCCAACAAGCCCTGCAAAAGGAGGCACCTAAAGATGACGCCAAGGCTGAAAACgatgatgattatgatcCCACCATTAGTACTAtatcaaaaccaaacaTCACTGAACTACCTAACGATAGTAACCAAACACCTGACATTAATCCACTGCTTGCAGACTTGGTCAAGAATCTCGGTAGTTAG
- a CDS encoding uncharacterized protein (PKUD0B02650; similar to Saccharomyces cerevisiae YBR123C (TFC1); ancestral locus Anc_3.384) gives MENRNKVAPLLDLDVPSLISVEYPLRVKDTNKAIDLIGGTEKLKKCFIEPDMKLELRLRPNDPFSHPIRSNVVKNSSNVLINFRLPKRVLAKCGGDVRKSIEYCENEGIRYTIKPVGVLRQNYKFRELADFQRINKDSNFSKTFDESIRNGNFEKIAEFSNELMSSMDALQKFEDGDLDIPPLVRYARTDVSHNYRYHGKLLLDEQGEWLNKSVKLYTIIVKFGAQVPTEHDPALAKERERVEKEIEEMREDGTPERMIHDSPSYILLECIKILKKLFDMKPVWIRRHIYWLLPKKYRPQLKFALPFVSFTYSKGPWRHSFVKFGYDPTKDPNSYKYQIEAFRSSSKVNHDVEIEKVIENDEDIYILPPTLYDYIDEFANPDSEINKLRIGKIPRQIFFDGKTACNSLSFQIGDILDDEVKKILENLKLEPVCNIETGWIDFTTLYRVKNVIKYKLRCIRDGTVISEDRVHELMNRTKAGSKGGEASEESEGGDDVDDDDYDNDDGDDDDPVSDPADDNGSEEIGDDENDNMIKQRDSNGGTRKDGLNNSASTNKRDKAIPKENGNSNGNDDRESLRGVKFRENMLKSCGDDLLDRLQRLNPKSVNLITEIDELVKQENVMGDLLQNPALKE, from the coding sequence ATggaaaatagaaataaaGTGGCACCGCTGTTGGACCTTGATGTTCCTAGTTTGATATCAGTAGAGTATCCCTTGAGGGTAAAAGATACTAATAAGGCAATTGACTTAATTGGAGGCACAGAAAAGTTAAAGAAATGCTTTATTGAACCAGATATGAAACTGGAATTGAGATTGAGGCCCAACGATCCATTTTCACATCCTATACGCTCTAACGTAGTTAAGAATTCCAGCAATGTTCTAATAAACTTCAGACTCCCCAAGAGAGTGCTAGCAAAATGTGGTGGAGATGTTAGGAAAAGTATTGAGTATTGTGAGAACGAAGGTATTCGGTATACTATCAAACCAGTCGGTGTTTTAAGGCAGAATTACAAATTCAGAGAACTAGctgatttccaaagaatAAACAAAGACTCTAACTTTTCTAAAACATTTGACGAATCCATAAGGAATGGgaattttgagaaaattgcTGAGTTTAGCAATGAGCTAATGTCTAGTATGGATGCCTTGCAAAAGTTTGAGGATGGAGATTTGGATATCCCACCGTTGGTCAGGTATGCCCGTACAGATGTGTCTCATAACTACAGATACCATGGAAAATTACTATTAGACGAACAAGGTGAATGGTTGAATAAATCAGTTAAGTTGTACACAATTATCGTTAAATTTGGGGCACAAGTACCGACTGAACATGATCCAGCATTGGCAAAGGAACGAGAACGGGTGGAGAAggaaattgaggaaatgaGAGAGGATGGAACTCCGGAGAGGATGATCCATGACTCACCCTCATACATACTATTAGAGTGtatcaaaatcttgaaaaaattattcGATATGAAACCTGTTTGGATTCGTAGACATATTTACTGGTTGCTGCCAAAGAAATATCGACCACAATTGAAATTTGCATTACCATTTGTATCATTCACATATTCTAAAGGGCCATGGAGACATTCATTCGTTAAGTTTGGATATGATCCAACTAAAGATCCGAACTCATATaaatatcaaattgagGCATTTAGGAGTAGTTCCAAGGTCAACCATGATGTggagattgaaaaagtcattgagaatgatgaagacaTCTATATATTGCCGCCTACGTTGTATGACTATATCGATGAATTTGCCAATCCAGATAGTGAAATTAACAAGTTACGGATTGGTAAGATTCCAAGACAGATCTTTTTTGACGGGAAAACTGCATGTAATTCTctaagttttcaaattggtgatattttggatgatgaagtcaaaaaaatacttgaaaatcTCAAGCTTGAGCCTGTTTGTAATATTGAGACAGGATGGATAGATTTTACAACCTTGTACAGGGTGAAAAATGTCATCAAATATAAGCTAAGGTGTATCAGGGACGGGACTGTCATCAGCGAAGATAGAGTGCATGAATTAATGAACCGGACAAAAGCAGGCAGTAAGGGCGGCGAAGCTAGTGAGGAGAGCGAAGGTGgtgatgatgttgatgatgacgattACGATAAcgatgatggtgatgatgatgaccCTGTTTCTGATCCTGCTGATGATAATGGTAGTGAGgaaattggtgatgatgaaaacgaCAATATGATTAAGCAGCGTGACAGCAACGGAGGTACTAGGAAAGATGGGTTAAATAATTCGGCGAGTACAAACAAGAGAGATAAGGCCATTCCGAAAGAAAACGGTAATAGCAATGGTAACGACGACAGGGAGTCTCTACGTGGAGTCAAGTTTCGTGAGAACATGTTGAAAAGCTGTGGAGACGATCTTCTGGATCGGCTCCAACGCCTCAACCCGAAAAGCGTCAACCTCATCACTGAGATCGACGAACTCGTCAAGCAAGAGAATGTTATGGGTGATCTGTTACAGAATCCTGCTTTAAAAGAGTAG
- a CDS encoding uncharacterized protein (PKUD0B02660; similar to Saccharomyces cerevisiae YGR243W (FMP43) and YHR162W (MPC2); ancestral locus Anc_5.83) — protein MATGAAGANMFKRFLNSETGPKTIHFWAPCMKWMLVLAGANEMTRPVEKVSATQQLSLFATGAIWTRWSMVIIPKNYLLASVNFFLGGVSIVQLIRIANWRINDLGETPKQAIKYMFDIKDDEKKTIVPKPE, from the coding sequence ATGGCGACAGGTGCAGCAGGTGCTAACATGTTCAAGAGATTCCTCAACTCAGAGACCGGTCCTAAAACCATCCATTTCTGGGCCCCTTGCATGAAATGGATGCTTGTTTTGGCAGGTGCTAATGAGATGACAAGACCAGTGGAGAAAGTCTCCGCTACTCAACAACTATCGCTTTTTGCAACAGGTGCAATCTGGACTAGGTGGTCAATGGTTATTATACCAAAGAACTACCTTCTTGCATCTGTGAATTTCTTTCTCGGAGGTGTCTCTATTGTTCAACTTATTAGAATTGCAAACTGGAGAATTAATGATTTAGGAGAAACCCCTAAACAGGCCATCAAGTATATGTTTGATATAAAGGACGATGAAAAGAAGACCATTGTGCCAAAACCAGAATAG
- a CDS encoding uncharacterized protein (PKUD0B02670; similar to Saccharomyces cerevisiae YHR114W (BZZ1); ancestral locus Anc_2.159), with translation MDVSIGDEIKDGFKKTESWVKSNLAFVQEMESFYKQRSLIEREYAEKLTKLAQESLQKTTKLGPTLSVGDEPTITPGSLECASVVAWKEVLIQCENIAREKMKLSGKFDSYVAQGLSKLAIKYSGIKDRWKQFDDDLKSTRDKHYNDMTVKKKAYDSACEAMESQRAKSLKSTNEKHQEKLTKREAEMNISKNAYLISISVCNGLKDKYYYQDTPEILDGLQELNEAKVSKVNSILLSSSELEKKSNERINTFIDSIDSVVKQNLPKLDTAMFVKHNISNWSEPAHFQYIPSSIWHDDDQMIVNDSALYDLKLRLNNACATYEKLSEICNDEKQVVEEVLVERNKLVGDTFNEVQVKTPEEYQKFEELLIKSISTLQKFTNDDTKRVMAEVEIQTIQSATGDIDMTITTPIHEKKKSKFGFLKLNKHQGNSAEEPEMEVQELSQDVNNIRITPSNTKSRLFNTLGKIVDAYNTPVGEPINFRSTTTSSLSKVAIAQYPYEAQGEDEISMNKGDQFDIVDEDDGSGWTFVKSSYDEGLVPTSYLKIEQVQLQQKKKIPPKVVPRKNTKTIKRMEILYDYQSQGDDELSLQTGDIVTIIQDDDGSGWTEGEINGETGLFPTSYGTLV, from the coding sequence ATGGATGTAAGCATTGGAGACGAAATCAAAGATGGGTTCAAGAAGACGGAGTCTTGGGTGAAATCCAACTTGGCGTTTGTGCAAGAAATGGAATCTTTTTATAAACAACGGTCGTTAATTGAACGAGAATatgctgaaaaattgaCTAAATTAGCACAAGAGTCTCTTCAGAAAACCACCAAGCTTGGTCCCACTTTAAGTGTTGGAGATGAGCCGACAATTACACCTGGTTCCCTTGAATGTGCTAGTGTTGTTGCCTGGAAGGAAGTTTTAATTCAATGTGAGAACATTGCAAGggagaagatgaaattgtcTGGGAAGTTTGACTCTTATGTTGCGCAGGGCTTGAGTAAGCTGGCCATCAAATATTCGGGAATTAAAGACCGGTGGAAACagtttgatgatgatctcAAATCAACTAGAGATAAGCACTATAATGACATGACTgtgaaaaagaaagcatATGATTCGGCATGTGAAGCAATGGAATCGCAGAGAGCCAAGTCTTTGAAAAGTACAAACGAGAAACACCAAGAGAAGCTCACCAAAAGAGAAGCTGAAATGAACATCTCCAAAAATGCTTATTTGATCTCCATCAGTGTATGTAATGGCTTAAAGGATAAATACTACTACCAAGATACACCTGAGATTTTGGATGGTTTGCAAGAACTAAACGAGGCTAAAGTTAGTAAAGTTAATAGTATCCTGTTATCGAGCTCAgaactagaaaaaaaatcaaatgaaagaattaaTACTTTTATTGACTCGATTGATTCTGTCGTTAAACAAAATCTGCCAAAGTTGGATACTGCAATGTTTGTCAAGCATAACATTTCAAATTGGTCAGAACCAGCACATTTCCAATACATACCTTCGTCAATTTGGCATGATGATGATCAAATGATTGTTAATGATTCGGCATTAtatgatttgaaattgaggTTAAACAATGCATGTGCAACGTATGAGAAATTGTCTGAAATTTgtaatgatgaaaaacaGGTGGTTGAAGAAGTCTTGGTGGAAAGAAATAAATTGGTGGGCGATACCTTCAATGAAGTCCAAGTAAAAACACCAGAAGAGTACcaaaagtttgaagaattgttaattaaatcaatttcaacactACAAAAATTCACTAATGACGATACTAAAAGAGTAATGGCAGAAGTTGAAATCCAAACCATTCAATCCGCAACGGGTGACATAGATATGACTATAACTACACCGATTCacgaaaagaaaaaatccaaatttggtttcttgaaattgaataAACATCAAGGTAATTCTGCTGAAGAACCAGAAATGGAAGTTCAAGAACTTTCACAAGACGTTAACAATATTCGAATTACCCCGTCGAACACTAAATCAAGATTGTTCAACACATTGGGTAAAATAGTAGATGCATACAATACACCAGTAGGTGAACCAATCAATTTCAGGTCGACAActacttcttctttgtcaAAGGTTGCCATTGCGCAGTATCCATATGAAGCAcaaggtgaagatgaaatatCAATGAATAAGGGCGATCAGTTTGATATAGtggatgaagatgatggcTCGGGTTGGACATTTGTTAAGTCATCCTATGATGAAGGTTTGGTTCCTACCTCCTATTTGAAGATTGAGCAAGTTCAATtacaacaaaagaaaaaaattccTCCTAAAGTTGTACCACgaaaaaatacaaagacCATCAAGAGAATGGAAATTTTATATGACTATCAATCACAAGGTGATGATGAACTGAGTCTACAAACGGGAGATATTGTAACTATTATACAAGATGACGATGGTTCAGGGTGGACGGAGGGTGAAATCAATGGCGAGACAGGCTTATTCCCAACCAGCTATGGAACGCTCGTTTAG
- a CDS encoding uncharacterized protein (PKUD0B02680; similar to Saccharomyces cerevisiae YBR004C (GPI18); ancestral locus Anc_3.201), with protein MCNLGFGCYPPTQNSLMLKIESYQYRFLHVLIGLFVVRIIQAAVVYFVPFQFDTSSAILIDKYKSEIPKYPGWLLQILNNLTAWDSVYFLKLSMDGITYEHEWVFGPLWWRMMRIFKTSMSFYGIEMDIYDVLVSFIILNNVLIILISYILYHLCLLICEGNLKLIGKLNNKKFAYYTSLIILIQPSGIFSTVSYSETMVQFLSYLGVYLYLSSRGRVTLSNRVRYFLSGTLFTIAFGFRSNSLLYGIIYLTDLLQFRNIKDIFTILITGAQLFIGLALSIYIPYSIYCPERGEWCNSFSKSLVLYAQSHYWDNGFLKYFTIANIPMFVIAAPQLLILGLSINFFKSWVTLKSLTIMSAIYLALQFTTMHVQIVNRVSTFIPLHIWYVSYLYTVNPERGRWILKWWIFWVILQTALFAAFLPPA; from the coding sequence ATGTGCAACTTGGGATTTGGTTGCTATCCACCTACACAAAACAGTCTAATGTTAAAGATTGAGAGTTATCAATACCGTTTTCTTCATGTTTTAATTGGGTTATTTGTAGTCCGAATAATCCAAGCGGCCGTTGTATATTTTGTTCCCTTCCAATTTGATACATCCTCAGCAATTTTAATCGATAAATATAAGTCAGAGATCCCAAAATATCCAGGGTGGCTATTGCAgatattgaacaatttgaCAGCATGGGACTCTGTGTATTTTTTAAAGTTATCTATGGACGGGATTACTTATGAGCATGAATGGGTTTTTGGTCCTTTATGGTGGAGAATGATGAGAATATTCAAGACTTCAATGAGTTTCTATGGCATTGAAATGGATATATACGACGTGCTTGTATcttttatcattttgaaCAATGTTCTGATTATACTTATTAGCTATATCCTTTACCATTTATGCCTCTTGATTTGCGAAggaaatttgaaattgattggTAAACTGAATAACAAGAAATTTGCGTACTATACATCATTGATAATTCTCATTCAACCATCTggaatattttcaacagtGTCTTACTCCGAAACAATGGTGCAATTTTTATCATATTTGGGGGTCTACTTATATTTATCATCCAGAGGAAGAGTTACATTATCTAATCGGGTTCgatattttctttctggAACGCTATTTACTATTGCATTTGGTTTTAGGTCGAATAGTCTCTTATATGGAATTATATATCTGACTGATTTGTTGCAGTTTCGAAATATAAAAGACATATTCACCATCTTAATTACTGGTGCTCAGCTTTTCATAGGACTGGCACTGTCAATCTACATTCCGTATTCAATTTACTGCCCCGAGAGAGGTGAATGGTGCAACAGTTTTAGTAAATCTCTTGTACTATATGCACAATCTCACTATTGGGATAATGGATTTTTAAAATACTTTACTATTGCGAACATCCCAATGTTTGTTATTGCGGCTCCACAACTTCTTATTCTTGGATTGTCAataaatttcttcaaaagttGGGTGACTTTGAAATCTCTCACTATCATGTCTGCCATCTATTTAGCTCTCCAATTTACAACGATGCATGTCCAAATAGTTAATAGGGTGAGTACTTTTATACCGTTACACATTTGGTACGTTTCATATTTATATACCGTTAATCCGGAAAGAGGGAGATGGATCTTGAAGTGGTGGATATTCTGGGTTATTTTACAAACGGCACTTTTTGCTGCATTTCTACCGCCAGCTTAA